The Denitrificimonas caeni genome has a segment encoding these proteins:
- a CDS encoding [protein-PII] uridylyltransferase, producing MLLPTDPELFDAAAFEQQLAADSNSLATFRSAIEHARMVLDQRFLDQHDIHDVVHARAWFIDQLLEQAWHAQNWLPGTCNIALVAVGGYGRGELHPYSDIDLLILLEHEQHEHLHAGISAFLTFLWDIGLEVGHSVRTVQQCADEASGDLSVITNLLESRLVLGPNELLVAMRELIGPQHMWPSEQFFLGKRAEQRERHTKYNDTEYNLEPNVKSSPGGLRDLQTIMWVARRRFGMRTLSSLEAPGFLTAGEYRLLSQARAFLWQVRYALHMLAGRNEDRLLLDYQHKIAHMFGYSDDDNRPAIEHFMQKYYRIIMGISQLSDLISQYFEETILRADSTELPTPLNERFRIRGGYIEACNPYVFSDTPSAILEIFVLLAQHPEIKGVRSQTIRMLRDHRHLIDDAFRHDERNINLFLELFRCTEGVHMNLRRMSRYGILGRYLPEFGRIVGQMQHDLFHIYTVDAHTLNLIKHLRKLRHPDFAEKYSLASAVIGRLPKPELIYLAGLFHDIGKGRGGNHSLLGADIAEEFGKLHQLPKADTRLITWLVRNHLVMSVTAQRKDISDPEEIHNFALLVGDQVRLDYLYVLTVADINATNPTLWNSWRAQLLRQLYSETRRALRRGLENPLEREEQISTRQATALSLLTEDGVAPQAVEQLWSQLGDDYFVRHSAGDIVWHTEAILQHGDSLEPLVLVRETTQREYDGGTQIFVYGVQRHDFFAVTVTTLDQLNLSTLDARIMTSKGHFSIETYIVLDAEGDRIGDDPERIQEIRTGLTTALRNPENFPAIIQRRVPRQLKHFSFTPQITIHNDAQRPYTIVEVIAPDRPGLLARIAGIFVEFNLSLVKAKIITLGERIEDVFFITDADGLPLSDPDLCHALQESMIAQLSTGASGTVTHLSNAY from the coding sequence ATGCTGTTGCCTACGGATCCTGAACTTTTTGATGCCGCTGCATTTGAGCAGCAACTTGCTGCAGACAGCAACAGCTTAGCCACGTTTCGCAGTGCGATTGAGCATGCGCGTATGGTGCTTGATCAGCGCTTTCTTGACCAGCACGATATTCACGACGTTGTGCATGCCCGCGCTTGGTTTATTGACCAATTGCTCGAGCAAGCTTGGCACGCGCAAAATTGGCTGCCGGGCACCTGCAATATAGCCTTAGTGGCGGTGGGCGGTTATGGTCGTGGCGAGCTACACCCTTACTCTGATATTGATCTGCTTATTTTGCTCGAGCATGAGCAACATGAGCACCTGCACGCGGGCATTTCTGCTTTCTTAACCTTCCTCTGGGATATTGGTTTGGAAGTGGGTCACAGCGTTCGCACTGTGCAGCAATGCGCAGACGAAGCCAGCGGCGATCTTTCCGTCATCACCAACTTGCTCGAAAGCCGTTTAGTGCTTGGTCCTAACGAGTTGTTAGTAGCGATGCGCGAACTCATTGGCCCGCAACACATGTGGCCCAGTGAGCAGTTTTTCTTAGGCAAGCGCGCTGAGCAGCGCGAGCGCCATACCAAATACAATGACACCGAGTACAATCTTGAACCCAATGTTAAAAGCTCGCCTGGCGGTTTGCGTGATCTGCAAACTATTATGTGGGTGGCCCGTCGGCGCTTTGGTATGCGCACCTTAAGCAGTTTAGAAGCGCCAGGATTTCTTACTGCCGGCGAATACCGTTTACTCTCGCAAGCCCGCGCTTTTTTATGGCAGGTGCGTTACGCCCTGCACATGCTCGCCGGACGCAATGAAGACCGCTTGCTGCTGGATTACCAGCATAAAATCGCCCACATGTTTGGCTATAGCGATGATGACAATCGGCCTGCCATTGAACACTTTATGCAGAAGTACTACCGCATAATCATGGGTATTTCGCAGCTGTCTGACTTAATCAGCCAGTATTTTGAAGAGACAATTTTACGGGCTGACAGCACCGAGCTGCCCACGCCCCTCAATGAGCGTTTCCGGATTCGCGGTGGCTATATTGAAGCCTGCAACCCTTATGTGTTCAGCGATACGCCCTCGGCTATTTTGGAAATTTTTGTGCTGCTGGCACAACACCCTGAAATCAAAGGGGTACGCTCGCAAACCATTCGCATGCTGCGCGATCATCGGCATCTGATTGATGATGCGTTTCGCCACGACGAGCGCAATATTAATCTATTTTTAGAGCTGTTTCGCTGCACAGAAGGTGTCCATATGAACCTACGGCGCATGAGCCGCTACGGTATTTTAGGCCGTTACCTGCCTGAGTTTGGCCGTATTGTTGGGCAGATGCAGCATGACTTATTTCATATTTACACAGTGGATGCGCACACTTTAAATCTGATTAAACACCTGCGTAAATTACGCCATCCGGATTTTGCTGAAAAGTACTCGCTGGCCAGCGCTGTGATTGGCCGCCTACCTAAGCCCGAGCTGATTTACTTGGCGGGGCTTTTTCATGATATCGGTAAAGGCCGCGGCGGCAATCACTCGTTGCTGGGCGCAGATATTGCTGAAGAGTTCGGTAAGCTGCATCAGCTGCCCAAAGCAGATACCCGCTTAATCACTTGGCTGGTACGCAACCACTTAGTGATGTCAGTCACCGCCCAGCGTAAAGATATTTCTGACCCTGAAGAGATCCACAACTTTGCTTTATTGGTTGGCGATCAAGTGCGCTTGGACTATTTATACGTGCTCACAGTCGCTGATATTAACGCCACCAATCCAACGCTTTGGAACTCGTGGCGCGCACAACTCTTGCGCCAGCTCTACAGTGAAACCCGCCGTGCCTTGCGCCGCGGTCTTGAAAACCCACTGGAGCGTGAAGAGCAAATTAGCACACGCCAAGCCACCGCCTTAAGCCTGTTAACCGAGGACGGTGTCGCGCCGCAAGCAGTGGAGCAACTCTGGAGCCAATTGGGCGATGACTACTTTGTCCGCCACAGTGCTGGCGATATTGTTTGGCACACTGAAGCTATTTTGCAGCACGGCGATAGCCTAGAGCCATTGGTGTTAGTACGCGAAACCACGCAGCGCGAATATGACGGTGGCACGCAAATCTTTGTTTATGGTGTGCAGCGCCACGACTTTTTTGCGGTGACCGTGACCACCCTTGATCAGCTCAACCTCAGCACCTTAGACGCACGAATCATGACCTCAAAAGGACACTTCAGCATCGAAACCTATATTGTCTTAGATGCTGAGGGCGATCGTATTGGTGATGATCCTGAACGTATTCAAGAAATCCGTACAGGTTTAACCACGGCCCTGCGCAACCCTGAGAACTTCCCAGCTATTATTCAGCGCCGTGTGCCACGCCAACTTAAGCACTTTTCTTTTACTCCACAAATCACCATCCATAATGATGCGCAACGCCCCTATACTATTGTTGAGGTGATTGCCCCAGATCGGCCTGGTTTATTGGCGCGTATTGCCGGAATTTTTGTTGAGTTTAATTTATCCCTCGTTAAAGCAAAAATTATTACCCTAGGCGAGCGCATTGAAGACGTATTTTTTATTACTGAT
- the map gene encoding type I methionyl aminopeptidase — MTVSIKTPDDIAKMRIAGRLAAEVLEMIEEHVQVGVTTDELNTICHDYIVNVQKAIPAPLNYNGFPKSICTSINHVVCHGIPNDKPLKDGDIINIDITVIKDGYFGDTSKMFLVGTTSEWAQRLCRVTQECLYKGIELVRPGTRLGDIGEVIQKHAESHGYSVVREYCGHGIGTVFHEEPQVLHYGKAGTGLELKEGMTFTIEPMINLGKKETRLLGDGWTAITKDRKLTAQWEHTLAVTADGYEIFTLRNDETFPAKSS; from the coding sequence ATGACCGTTTCTATTAAGACTCCTGACGATATTGCCAAAATGCGCATTGCTGGCCGTTTGGCTGCTGAAGTGTTGGAGATGATTGAAGAGCACGTGCAAGTGGGCGTGACCACTGACGAACTCAACACCATCTGTCATGACTATATTGTCAATGTACAAAAAGCCATCCCTGCACCACTCAATTACAATGGCTTCCCTAAATCCATTTGCACCTCCATTAACCATGTGGTGTGCCACGGTATCCCCAACGATAAACCTCTAAAAGATGGCGATATCATCAATATTGATATCACCGTAATTAAAGACGGTTACTTTGGCGACACCAGTAAAATGTTTTTAGTCGGCACTACGTCCGAGTGGGCGCAGCGCTTATGCCGTGTGACCCAGGAATGCCTCTATAAAGGTATCGAACTGGTGCGCCCTGGCACACGTTTAGGTGACATTGGTGAAGTGATCCAAAAGCATGCTGAAAGTCACGGCTACTCGGTGGTACGTGAATACTGCGGTCATGGGATTGGCACGGTATTCCACGAAGAGCCACAAGTTTTACACTACGGTAAAGCCGGAACCGGCTTGGAGCTTAAGGAAGGTATGACCTTTACCATTGAGCCCATGATCAACCTAGGTAAAAAAGAGACGCGCTTGCTTGGTGACGGCTGGACGGCGATTACTAAAGACCGCAAGCTCACCGCGCAATGGGAACACACCCTAGCGGTTACCGCCGATGGTTATGAAATTTTCACCTTGCGTAATGATGAAACTTTCCCTGCTAAGTCCTCTTAA
- the mnmC gene encoding bifunctional tRNA (5-methylaminomethyl-2-thiouridine)(34)-methyltransferase MnmD/FAD-dependent 5-carboxymethylaminomethyl-2-thiouridine(34) oxidoreductase MnmC: protein MAEFDHAQLNWDEQGQPLSSQFDDVYFSKASGLAESQHVFIQHNHLPERFAALRTGETFVIAETGFGTGLNFLCAWQCFLAHAPADARLQFISVEKYPLERDDLMQALALWPQLSELREQLLQQYVAIHSGFQHLLLGQGRISLTLLIGDVLPMLEQLDGKIDAWFLDGFAPSKNPEMWNEQVFAQLARLATSSTTLATFTSAGFVRRGLLAAGFAMQRVPGFGRKREMLAGLFQANATDSSADKKTAPWFARPAPTQLTGEQRHAIVIGAGIAGCASAASLAARGWRVTVLEQHTTIAPEASGNAQGILYLKLSAHGTALSQFILSGFGYTRRLLEAYNSQASVYPPAARLHPSDWDICGVLQLGFNPKEQKRLDTLAAHFPPSLLRAVDATEASQLAGVALDKGGLFYPEAGWIHPPALCHALSQHPLVSIKNSQQAMTLQHTAGQWQVHTEDGLIASAPVVVLCNAANVTQFSQTQHLALSKVRGQTTQLPATGASQAINCVVCADGYIAPARKAMHTIGASFNFAENSQAATLAEHHSNLALLQALAPSFSLHWATDAIAVTNLKGHAAFRCTSIDYLPLIGPVAQDAEFMQTYADLRKDARLPLTQPCPWHNGLYINTAHGSRGLLSAPLAAELVAAWICAEPLPLPLALAQHCHPNRFALRSLMRNRSKENATPL, encoded by the coding sequence ATGGCAGAGTTTGATCACGCACAGTTAAATTGGGACGAGCAAGGGCAACCGCTGTCCAGTCAATTCGATGATGTGTATTTTTCTAAAGCCTCGGGCCTAGCTGAGTCACAGCATGTTTTTATTCAGCACAATCATTTACCCGAACGCTTTGCGGCTCTGCGCACCGGTGAAACCTTTGTGATTGCTGAAACAGGCTTTGGCACTGGCTTGAATTTCCTCTGTGCTTGGCAGTGTTTTTTAGCCCATGCTCCAGCCGATGCGCGCCTACAATTTATCAGTGTGGAAAAGTACCCACTCGAGCGTGATGACTTAATGCAAGCTCTAGCTTTGTGGCCACAACTCAGCGAGCTGCGTGAACAGCTATTGCAACAGTATGTGGCGATTCACTCTGGTTTCCAGCACTTGCTACTGGGCCAAGGCCGTATCAGCCTGACCCTGCTAATTGGCGATGTTTTGCCGATGTTAGAACAGCTGGACGGTAAGATTGACGCATGGTTTCTCGACGGCTTTGCTCCCTCGAAAAACCCAGAGATGTGGAATGAGCAGGTGTTTGCTCAACTGGCACGACTGGCCACCAGCAGCACCACCCTAGCCACATTCACCAGTGCCGGTTTTGTGCGCCGCGGTTTACTGGCCGCAGGTTTTGCCATGCAACGCGTACCTGGATTTGGTCGTAAGCGCGAAATGCTTGCGGGACTCTTTCAAGCCAATGCCACAGACAGCAGCGCCGATAAAAAAACTGCGCCGTGGTTTGCCAGACCAGCACCGACTCAACTCACTGGCGAGCAGCGTCACGCCATTGTAATTGGTGCCGGCATTGCAGGTTGCGCCAGCGCGGCCAGCCTCGCCGCCCGCGGTTGGCGCGTTACTGTGCTCGAACAACACACAACAATCGCGCCAGAAGCTTCCGGCAACGCCCAAGGTATTTTGTACTTAAAACTCTCCGCCCACGGCACGGCGCTATCGCAATTTATTCTCTCAGGCTTTGGCTATACCCGCCGTTTGCTCGAAGCTTACAACTCGCAAGCAAGCGTCTATCCTCCAGCAGCAAGACTACATCCGAGCGACTGGGATATTTGCGGTGTTTTGCAACTGGGTTTTAATCCCAAAGAACAAAAGCGTCTGGATACCCTAGCGGCGCATTTCCCCCCATCGCTACTTCGCGCAGTGGACGCAACAGAGGCCAGCCAGCTTGCCGGTGTAGCTTTAGACAAGGGCGGTTTATTTTATCCAGAAGCCGGCTGGATACATCCACCAGCGCTCTGCCATGCCCTCAGTCAACACCCACTGGTCAGCATAAAAAACAGCCAGCAGGCGATGACTTTGCAGCACACAGCAGGGCAATGGCAGGTGCATACCGAAGACGGCTTAATTGCCAGCGCGCCAGTGGTGGTGCTGTGCAACGCCGCCAATGTGACCCAATTTAGCCAAACCCAGCATTTAGCCCTGAGTAAAGTGCGCGGGCAAACCACACAGCTACCGGCTACCGGCGCCAGTCAAGCCATTAATTGCGTGGTCTGCGCCGATGGCTATATTGCGCCTGCCCGCAAGGCCATGCACACCATTGGGGCCAGTTTTAATTTTGCTGAAAACAGCCAAGCAGCCACCTTAGCCGAGCACCACAGTAACTTAGCCTTACTGCAGGCGCTAGCCCCCTCTTTTTCCCTGCACTGGGCAACTGACGCAATTGCTGTGACCAACCTCAAGGGCCATGCGGCTTTTCGCTGTACCAGCATCGACTACCTGCCACTTATCGGCCCTGTGGCGCAAGATGCCGAATTTATGCAGACCTATGCTGACCTGCGCAAAGATGCACGCTTGCCGCTAACCCAGCCCTGCCCTTGGCACAATGGTTTGTATATCAACACTGCCCACGGCTCGCGCGGCTTGCTCAGTGCGCCACTGGCAGCGGAGCTTGTTGCCGCGTGGATCTGCGCTGAGCCTTTGCCGTTACCCTTAGCTCTGGCCCAGCACTGCCACCCCAACCGTTTTGCCCTACGCAGCCTGATGCGTAACCGCTCTAAAGAAAACGCCACGCCCTTGTAG